The following proteins are co-located in the Spirosoma montaniterrae genome:
- a CDS encoding TonB-dependent receptor, with product MRHIFLTTWLAVLCLTQTFAQTVLTGTVTEVGTNSPIPGVNITVKGTNIGTATNRDGKYQLAVPGPFPLTLVASFVGYARQEIVVNNGTSVLNFSLAESAIVADEVVVSASRVEESITKAAVTVERLGARQFANSPAANPFDALQNLKGVDLLTQSLTFKSVNLRGFGANNNNRFVQLTDGMDNRSPGLGFGFGNVAGISDLDIESIELIPGASSALYGPDALQGLMLTTSKNPFTYQGLSAQVKVGANNVGKANFGPKGYYDVAIRYAKQFGTRFAFKVNFQRLDGTDFIADDYNDRSTSARTNFWAVDPNRGNVATGVGYVPNSNRNANFEYDGVNIYGDDINAGGAFRFPANFTNAALQNRLVTRTGYTELDVLGNNGKVFNNRANVSLHYKLGRNVEASLGWYYGNGNLIRTAGFREYFPNYIRHQFRAEIKGENFFVRAYTTRQNAEGWNIGQTAAAINNAWKPLGTATTGWAGDFAAAFAANGGQLEAARQAANQGRFMPGSSQFNDIRDQLANTYNNVRIASLGRNGVRFKDNSTMNHFEGMYNFTKHIKIAELIVGGSFRRFLLATGGTALPLNADGSEYTINEYGAYAQLSKEFRLGSIGLTRQPITFKPTVAVRYDKNQYFQGGFTPRASGVLSVGPHNFRGSWQSAFRNPSPGQLFAVPPTGQGGEVGGSSVAADRAGLNTNRAFLGADVNDYVAGRITADQLTARAYDPSRFTTEKINTWEVGYKTLINNKLFIDGFYFHSRYTDFIAAQSFFQLLTPGGGPDAFRTPSNYRTLQVNFNNFNEIFVNGWGFGAEYVLGRGFALSGNYARQVGSITLRDAQGNVRNNRAGEPIVNRRMSDPDVAQLGRNFFISPENRYNISLANPRINGGNLGFNITYRWTDKMWVEQGTTAGDIWLPSWTSLDAQVSYRLPVAKSVVKFGGANILNKYYSQGYGLAQIGGLYYVALTFDELFR from the coding sequence ATGAGGCACATTTTTCTAACAACCTGGCTCGCCGTACTTTGTCTGACTCAAACATTCGCTCAAACCGTGCTGACCGGCACTGTCACAGAAGTTGGCACTAACAGCCCCATTCCGGGCGTGAACATCACAGTAAAAGGCACTAACATCGGTACAGCCACCAACCGTGACGGTAAATACCAGCTTGCCGTTCCGGGTCCCTTTCCGCTCACGCTCGTGGCCTCGTTTGTAGGCTATGCCCGGCAGGAAATTGTGGTCAATAACGGCACCAGCGTCCTGAATTTCAGTTTGGCCGAATCGGCAATTGTGGCCGATGAGGTAGTGGTATCGGCCAGCCGGGTCGAAGAAAGCATCACCAAAGCCGCCGTGACCGTTGAGCGGCTCGGTGCCCGCCAGTTTGCCAACTCCCCGGCAGCCAACCCCTTCGATGCCCTCCAGAACCTCAAAGGCGTCGACCTGCTCACCCAGAGCCTGACCTTCAAATCGGTAAACCTGCGCGGTTTTGGGGCTAATAACAACAACCGCTTCGTGCAACTCACCGATGGCATGGACAATCGCTCGCCGGGCTTAGGCTTCGGTTTTGGCAACGTGGCGGGCATTTCCGACCTCGACATCGAAAGCATCGAACTGATTCCGGGGGCGTCGTCGGCGTTGTACGGGCCAGATGCGTTGCAGGGGCTGATGCTGACCACCAGCAAGAATCCATTCACATACCAGGGGTTGAGCGCACAGGTAAAAGTTGGTGCCAACAACGTTGGCAAAGCTAACTTCGGTCCCAAAGGCTACTACGACGTAGCGATTCGGTACGCTAAACAATTCGGTACACGCTTTGCGTTTAAAGTGAATTTTCAGCGGCTCGATGGCACTGATTTTATTGCCGATGATTATAACGACCGTTCGACAAGTGCCAGAACCAATTTCTGGGCCGTCGACCCGAACCGGGGGAATGTGGCAACGGGTGTCGGCTACGTGCCGAACAGCAACCGCAACGCCAATTTCGAATACGACGGGGTGAATATCTACGGCGATGACATCAACGCGGGCGGGGCGTTCCGGTTTCCGGCCAACTTCACCAATGCGGCCCTGCAAAATCGCTTGGTAACCCGCACGGGATACACCGAACTCGACGTACTGGGTAATAATGGTAAGGTGTTTAACAACCGCGCCAACGTCTCGCTGCATTACAAACTGGGCCGCAATGTAGAAGCGTCGCTCGGTTGGTATTACGGCAACGGAAACCTCATCCGTACTGCCGGTTTCCGTGAATATTTCCCGAACTACATCCGGCATCAGTTCCGGGCCGAAATCAAAGGCGAAAACTTTTTTGTGCGGGCTTACACCACACGCCAGAATGCCGAAGGCTGGAACATCGGGCAAACGGCTGCGGCTATCAACAACGCCTGGAAACCCCTCGGAACGGCCACGACGGGTTGGGCAGGTGATTTTGCAGCCGCTTTTGCCGCTAACGGTGGGCAACTCGAAGCCGCTCGCCAAGCTGCCAATCAGGGGCGTTTCATGCCCGGTTCGAGCCAGTTTAACGATATTCGCGACCAGTTGGCGAACACGTATAATAACGTGCGAATTGCCAGTTTAGGCCGGAATGGGGTGCGTTTCAAAGACAATTCGACTATGAACCACTTCGAGGGAATGTACAATTTCACGAAGCATATTAAAATAGCTGAGTTGATTGTGGGTGGTAGTTTCCGCCGATTCCTCCTTGCTACAGGCGGCACGGCCTTACCGCTCAATGCCGATGGTTCGGAATACACCATCAACGAATACGGAGCGTATGCGCAGTTGTCGAAGGAGTTCCGCTTAGGGTCGATTGGTCTGACCCGTCAGCCCATCACGTTCAAACCGACAGTAGCCGTTCGATACGACAAGAACCAGTATTTTCAGGGTGGTTTCACCCCACGCGCATCGGGTGTGCTGAGTGTTGGGCCACACAACTTCCGGGGATCGTGGCAGTCGGCATTCCGTAACCCCTCGCCGGGGCAGTTGTTCGCCGTGCCACCGACCGGGCAGGGTGGCGAAGTAGGTGGTTCGAGTGTTGCCGCCGACCGCGCCGGGCTGAACACCAACCGCGCCTTTTTGGGTGCCGATGTGAACGACTACGTAGCCGGACGCATCACTGCCGACCAGCTAACGGCCCGCGCCTACGACCCATCTCGTTTTACAACCGAAAAAATCAATACCTGGGAAGTAGGCTATAAGACGCTGATTAATAACAAGTTGTTTATCGATGGCTTTTACTTTCATAGCCGCTACACCGATTTTATTGCGGCCCAGAGTTTCTTCCAGTTGCTGACGCCGGGCGGTGGTCCCGATGCGTTCCGAACGCCGTCGAACTACCGCACGTTGCAGGTTAACTTCAATAACTTCAACGAGATATTTGTAAACGGCTGGGGCTTTGGTGCCGAATATGTGCTGGGTCGGGGCTTCGCGCTGAGTGGCAACTACGCCCGGCAGGTGGGTAGCATCACGCTCCGCGACGCGCAGGGCAACGTGCGCAACAACCGCGCTGGCGAACCCATCGTGAACCGGCGCATGAGCGACCCCGACGTGGCTCAACTGGGCCGTAACTTCTTTATCTCGCCCGAAAATCGCTACAACATCAGTCTTGCCAACCCACGCATCAACGGCGGCAATCTCGGCTTCAACATTACCTACCGATGGACCGACAAGATGTGGGTAGAACAGGGTACCACAGCGGGTGACATCTGGCTACCAAGCTGGACATCGCTCGACGCGCAGGTGAGCTATCGTCTGCCAGTCGCCAAATCGGTTGTAAAATTCGGTGGAGCTAACATCCTGAATAAGTACTATTCGCAGGGCTACGGCCTGGCTCAGATTGGCGGATTGTATTACGTAGCCCTGACGTTTGATGAGTTATTCCGTTAA
- a CDS encoding Rpn family recombination-promoting nuclease/putative transposase: MPTQPDNPHDRFFKATFSQPLIFADFAQAFMPRDVFERLDLGTLVRETDSFIDEQLSEHFADLLFSVQYGKKPLRIALLLEHKSYPVRYPHLQLNQYLLNYWTHQIRQKQRPVPIIPIVVYHGRTRWNQRPFAAYFTEADTSLHRFLPAFDYLLFDLSTVQTGDLMPLKTSFGKLTAKLLKNIRHKHALQRMFVEYASLIRQLLDEPEGQQFLGTAYIYMSWSSGLTTPEIVHIFGQVSYHAKDIAMSAAEILIQEGLKKGIQRGIEEGRQIGIQLGKQEGVQSMLVQTVQAMLKLNMDIHTIAVVVGRPEAEVETIIADITRSGES, translated from the coding sequence ATGCCCACCCAGCCCGACAATCCACACGACCGATTTTTTAAGGCAACATTTTCGCAGCCACTCATTTTTGCCGATTTCGCGCAGGCGTTCATGCCCCGCGACGTGTTTGAACGACTCGATCTTGGCACACTTGTTCGGGAAACCGATTCGTTTATCGATGAGCAACTAAGCGAACATTTTGCCGATCTGCTCTTTTCGGTACAGTACGGCAAAAAGCCTCTGCGTATTGCTCTGCTGCTCGAACACAAAAGTTACCCGGTCAGGTATCCGCATTTGCAGCTAAATCAATACCTGCTCAATTACTGGACGCACCAGATACGGCAGAAACAACGCCCCGTGCCAATTATTCCGATTGTTGTTTATCACGGTAGAACCCGCTGGAATCAACGACCGTTTGCCGCTTATTTTACCGAAGCTGATACTTCCTTACATCGATTTCTACCCGCATTCGATTATCTACTGTTCGATTTGTCGACCGTTCAGACAGGCGATTTGATGCCGCTCAAAACGAGTTTCGGGAAGCTTACGGCTAAGTTATTGAAAAACATTCGGCACAAGCACGCACTCCAGCGTATGTTTGTCGAGTATGCTTCTTTGATTCGGCAATTACTGGATGAACCGGAAGGGCAGCAATTTCTGGGAACGGCGTACATCTACATGAGCTGGTCGTCGGGCTTGACAACCCCGGAAATCGTGCATATTTTTGGTCAGGTTTCGTATCACGCAAAAGATATAGCTATGTCGGCAGCAGAAATTTTAATTCAGGAAGGGTTAAAAAAAGGCATTCAACGAGGCATCGAAGAAGGTCGCCAAATAGGCATACAACTTGGCAAACAGGAAGGTGTTCAGAGCATGCTCGTGCAAACAGTGCAAGCGATGCTGAAACTCAACATGGACATTCACACCATCGCGGTGGTGGTAGGTCGACCGGAAGCCGAAGTAGAAACGATTATTGCGGATATTACCCGTTCGGGCGAGTCTTAG
- the ileS gene encoding isoleucine--tRNA ligase codes for MQSGVNYQQYESLDYAQLAAEVLTYWNQNQVFERSVSTREGAETFTFYEGPPSANGTPGIHHVMARTIKDIFCRYKTLRGFQVARKGGWDTHGLPIELQVEKELGITKDDIGKTISVEDYNRRCRETVMRFTDQWNDLTQKMGYWVDLENPYITYKNEYIESVWNLLKRLYDQNLLYKGYTIQPYSPKAGTGLSSHELNQPGTYRDVRDTTVVAQFKVRPSGKSGFLFFDSGDQDVHILAWTTTPWTLPANSALTVGANIDYVLVKTFNAYTHQPINVVLAKALVGRWFNEKGRQDGPGSPAFDAYLPNDKLIPWAILSEFKGAHLEGIEYEQLLPYVQPSPSLDGEGRGGVAFRVILGDFVTTEDGTGVVHTSPTFGADDFRVAQAAGIPPIMVKDDTGKDVPIVDKQGRFVQEITDFAGRYVKEEYYSDDERADPNFRPTDVLIAIKLKEENKAFRVEKYEHPYPHCWRTDKPILYYPLDSWFIRTTAKKDRLVELNKTINWHPESTGTGRFGNWLENLVDWNLSRSRFWGTPLPIWRSESGEEVCVGSVAELVSMIELANDRLIEWVREGKTQYQTYIDANNSFIQSVNKSTFDLHRPYTDEIYFVSESGQLMQREPDLIDVWFDSGAMPYAQWHYPFENQDVFGKAFPADFISEGVDQTRGWFFTLHAIAGLLFDSVAFKNVVSTGLVLDKNGNKMSKRLGNAIDPFKTLEQYGPDATRWYMITNAEPWDNLKFNLDGVGEVQRRFFGTLFNTYNFFALYANLDGYKINQFDRVPREQLPELDRWILSKLNTLVREVTEEYEAYNPTKAGRLIQDFVNDQLSNWYVRLSRRRFWSTTPNPSPDSGEGGMPQDKRAAYETLQHCLAAVAQLMSPIAPFFGDWLYRNLTDCVREESIERSTPFQHDSVHLSNWHPVEENWIDADLERSMELAQQVSSLVHSLRKGHKLKVRQPLSRVLVPVLNADTRRQLEHVAPIIMSEVNVKAVEFVDDTSGILKKRVKPNFKTLGPKFGKQMKDVAAAISAMTDEELRGLEQSGEFFIQALNQSIILSDVEILTEDIPGWLVASEGGLTVALDVTVTDELRREGIARDVVNRIQNLRKDRGFDVTDKISIQLERNNFLLAEAVEKHKDTIQQEVQAVSLDLVDGLNGEASESTAADIEMDEFTLRVKVNVVR; via the coding sequence ATGCAGTCAGGCGTGAACTACCAGCAATATGAATCCCTCGACTACGCGCAACTTGCCGCCGAGGTGTTAACGTACTGGAATCAGAACCAGGTTTTTGAACGGTCGGTCAGTACCCGCGAGGGGGCCGAAACGTTTACGTTTTATGAAGGACCACCGTCGGCCAATGGTACGCCGGGCATTCACCACGTCATGGCCCGGACCATCAAAGATATTTTTTGCCGGTACAAAACACTACGCGGCTTTCAGGTAGCACGTAAAGGTGGTTGGGACACGCACGGCCTGCCCATAGAATTGCAGGTTGAAAAAGAGCTTGGCATCACTAAAGATGACATTGGCAAAACCATTAGTGTTGAAGACTATAACCGCAGATGCCGCGAAACGGTGATGCGGTTTACCGACCAATGGAACGACCTCACCCAGAAAATGGGCTACTGGGTTGATCTCGAAAATCCGTATATCACCTACAAAAACGAGTATATCGAGTCGGTCTGGAACCTGTTGAAACGGCTCTATGACCAGAATTTGCTCTATAAAGGCTACACCATTCAGCCTTACTCACCTAAAGCTGGCACGGGATTAAGTTCGCACGAACTGAATCAGCCCGGCACCTACCGCGACGTGCGCGACACAACCGTGGTGGCGCAGTTTAAAGTAAGACCCAGTGGTAAATCGGGCTTTCTGTTTTTCGACTCCGGCGATCAGGATGTTCATATTCTGGCCTGGACCACTACGCCCTGGACCCTGCCCGCCAACTCGGCCCTGACGGTTGGCGCAAACATTGATTATGTGCTCGTAAAGACATTCAACGCCTACACGCATCAGCCCATCAACGTGGTACTGGCGAAAGCGTTGGTCGGTCGGTGGTTCAATGAAAAAGGCCGGCAGGATGGGCCTGGAAGCCCGGCTTTCGATGCCTATCTGCCAAATGATAAACTGATTCCATGGGCAATTCTTTCGGAGTTCAAAGGCGCGCACCTCGAAGGCATCGAGTATGAGCAACTATTGCCTTACGTGCAGCCTTCTCCCTCCCTCGACGGGGAGGGCCGGGGTGGGGTTGCCTTCCGGGTTATTCTGGGCGATTTTGTAACGACCGAAGATGGTACGGGCGTCGTACACACCTCGCCGACGTTCGGAGCCGACGACTTCCGGGTGGCGCAGGCCGCTGGCATTCCGCCCATTATGGTGAAAGACGACACCGGCAAAGACGTGCCCATTGTTGACAAACAAGGGCGGTTTGTGCAGGAGATTACCGACTTCGCCGGTCGGTATGTGAAAGAAGAATATTACAGCGACGACGAACGCGCCGACCCCAACTTCAGGCCAACCGACGTACTGATTGCCATCAAACTGAAAGAAGAAAACAAGGCATTTCGGGTCGAAAAGTACGAACACCCCTACCCCCACTGCTGGCGCACCGACAAGCCCATACTCTATTACCCGCTCGATAGCTGGTTTATTCGTACAACGGCTAAAAAAGACCGGCTGGTTGAGCTGAACAAGACCATCAACTGGCACCCCGAAAGCACCGGAACGGGACGTTTCGGCAACTGGCTCGAAAATCTCGTAGACTGGAACCTGAGCCGCAGCCGCTTCTGGGGAACGCCCCTGCCCATCTGGCGGAGCGAATCAGGCGAAGAGGTTTGTGTGGGTTCAGTAGCTGAACTGGTGTCAATGATTGAATTAGCGAATGACAGACTGATTGAATGGGTTCGGGAAGGTAAGACCCAATATCAAACCTACATCGACGCCAACAATTCGTTCATTCAATCAGTCAACAAGTCAACCTTTGACCTACACCGGCCTTATACCGACGAAATTTACTTTGTTTCGGAGAGCGGTCAACTGATGCAGCGCGAACCCGACCTGATCGACGTGTGGTTCGATTCGGGCGCGATGCCGTATGCACAGTGGCATTATCCGTTTGAGAATCAGGACGTGTTTGGCAAGGCGTTCCCGGCAGACTTTATCTCGGAGGGTGTTGATCAGACGCGGGGGTGGTTCTTTACGCTCCACGCCATCGCCGGGCTGCTGTTCGATTCGGTGGCGTTCAAAAACGTGGTTTCGACCGGGCTGGTACTCGATAAGAACGGTAACAAAATGTCGAAGCGGCTGGGCAATGCCATCGACCCATTCAAAACGCTCGAACAATATGGCCCCGACGCTACGCGCTGGTACATGATTACCAACGCCGAACCGTGGGACAACCTCAAGTTCAACCTCGATGGCGTGGGTGAAGTACAACGCCGATTCTTTGGCACCCTGTTCAACACCTACAACTTCTTCGCGCTCTACGCCAACTTAGACGGCTACAAAATCAACCAGTTCGACCGGGTGCCGCGCGAACAACTGCCCGAACTTGACCGCTGGATTTTGTCGAAGCTGAACACGCTGGTACGCGAGGTAACGGAGGAGTACGAAGCCTACAACCCCACCAAAGCCGGACGACTGATTCAGGACTTCGTGAACGATCAGCTTTCAAACTGGTATGTGCGGCTGTCGCGTCGGCGGTTCTGGAGTACCACCCCTAACCCCTCTCCTGATTCAGGAGAAGGGGGAATGCCGCAGGACAAGCGGGCCGCTTACGAAACGCTTCAACATTGTTTAGCCGCCGTAGCGCAACTGATGTCGCCCATTGCGCCGTTCTTCGGCGATTGGCTGTACCGAAATCTGACCGATTGCGTTCGGGAAGAATCTATTGAGAGAAGCACACCATTCCAGCACGATTCGGTACACCTGTCCAACTGGCATCCGGTCGAAGAAAACTGGATTGACGCCGACCTGGAACGGTCGATGGAACTGGCACAGCAGGTGTCATCGCTGGTGCATTCGCTGCGGAAAGGCCATAAACTTAAGGTGCGGCAACCGTTGAGCCGGGTGCTGGTGCCGGTGTTGAATGCCGACACCCGCCGACAGCTTGAACACGTTGCGCCCATTATTATGTCGGAAGTAAACGTGAAAGCCGTTGAGTTTGTGGATGATACAAGTGGCATCCTGAAGAAGCGGGTGAAGCCAAACTTCAAAACGCTCGGCCCCAAATTCGGCAAGCAGATGAAAGACGTAGCAGCCGCTATCTCAGCCATGACCGATGAGGAGCTTCGTGGTTTGGAGCAGTCGGGCGAATTTTTCATTCAGGCACTCAATCAGTCAATCATTCTATCCGACGTCGAGATTCTGACCGAAGACATTCCGGGCTGGTTAGTAGCCAGCGAAGGTGGCCTGACCGTAGCCCTCGACGTAACCGTGACCGACGAGTTGCGTCGGGAAGGCATTGCCCGCGACGTAGTGAACCGGATTCAGAACCTGCGTAAAGACCGGGGCTTTGACGTTACGGATAAAATCAGCATTCAACTCGAACGCAATAATTTCCTGTTGGCAGAAGCCGTTGAAAAGCATAAAGACACCATTCAGCAGGAAGTGCAGGCCGTTTCACTCGATTTAGTCGATGGTCTGAACGGCGAAGCGTCCGAATCCACGGCGGCTGACATTGAGATGGATGAGTTTACGTTACGCGTGAAAGTTAATGTAGTGAGATAG
- a CDS encoding metallophosphoesterase, which produces MRYFSTLIFLLFFGYAHAQTPLITRGPYWQVITPNSAFVRWRTDQPTTGRIWFGTDAAQLTNSQRESQPSQEHSLTLTGLQPNTRYTYAVGYDDTRLASGADYYIKTAPPTGSTQPFRLWVLGDFGFPGNRQIQTYQAYRSAISSRPADAWLWLGDNAYCCGTEDQYQRYVFDVYGPTFRNTPIIPSPGNHDYNDSNTNFDVAYYRLFSMPQRGEAGGVASGKPTYFSVDYGNLHIVSLDSQGQQTDDNKRVYDTTSVQIQWLKRDLTANRLPWTIVIFHHPPYTKGTHDSDTQEQLRLIRQNLTPIFEQYGVDLVLNGHSHVYERFYRMRGHTGLANSFDPTRHIAESTTARYDGSPNSCPILTKGQGTVYVVNGAGGAPGGQRASYPMPAMLVGNTVLGGSMLVDVNDNRLDAQYILEDGSVFDRFTVLKNVNKTASLTAEFADTLQLLASWPGEYRWTNGQTGRSIRYIANQAGTFPVAVTDNRQCLNDQFNLTVQAAPKITTRSLAVPAVCVGSTVSLTATPENTTKAAGWQYDVLLSDAAGNFAAERVVGSGSLTTLSATIPATVSAGTGYRLRVRPRGISYAELIPSAAFAVRPLPTATLSGTATVLIGEPASVTATFTGDAPWQATLSDGTAFTAHTSPSVLTIKPLRTDTYTIQTIENACGKGTATGQANIIVLFPTATQGATDGRLLVYPNPTRDVIVVELALTQRQAVRLNLTNTQGKTVFQKQTGVTQSVNESIKLPATAGTYLLTVQIGSETLTRKVVRE; this is translated from the coding sequence ATGCGCTATTTCTCTACGCTTATTTTCCTGCTTTTTTTCGGCTACGCACATGCCCAAACGCCACTTATTACGCGTGGCCCGTACTGGCAGGTCATAACACCCAACTCGGCCTTTGTGCGCTGGCGCACCGATCAGCCCACAACGGGCCGAATATGGTTCGGTACGGATGCTGCCCAACTAACCAACAGCCAGCGCGAAAGTCAGCCCAGCCAGGAACATAGCCTGACCCTCACGGGCCTGCAACCCAACACACGCTACACCTACGCCGTAGGCTACGACGACACCCGGCTGGCATCCGGTGCGGATTATTACATTAAAACAGCCCCGCCCACGGGTAGTACGCAGCCGTTTCGACTATGGGTGCTGGGCGATTTTGGCTTCCCCGGCAACCGGCAGATTCAGACGTATCAGGCGTATCGCAGTGCCATCAGCAGCCGACCAGCAGATGCCTGGTTGTGGCTCGGCGATAACGCGTACTGCTGTGGCACAGAAGATCAGTATCAGCGATATGTATTCGATGTATACGGGCCAACTTTTCGAAATACGCCTATTATTCCCAGCCCCGGCAATCATGACTATAATGACAGTAACACCAATTTCGACGTTGCTTACTACCGGTTGTTTTCAATGCCCCAGCGCGGAGAAGCGGGGGGCGTAGCGTCGGGCAAGCCTACTTATTTTTCAGTTGATTACGGTAATCTGCATATTGTTTCGCTCGACTCGCAGGGCCAGCAAACTGACGATAACAAACGCGTTTATGATACAACCAGTGTGCAGATTCAATGGCTCAAACGCGATCTGACCGCCAACCGTCTGCCGTGGACAATCGTTATTTTTCACCATCCGCCTTATACCAAAGGCACTCATGATTCCGACACGCAGGAGCAGTTGCGCCTGATCCGGCAAAACCTGACACCCATTTTTGAGCAGTATGGCGTCGACCTCGTCCTGAACGGCCATAGTCACGTTTATGAACGCTTTTACCGAATGCGGGGTCATACGGGCCTGGCTAATTCGTTCGACCCAACCCGCCATATCGCTGAATCGACGACGGCCCGCTATGATGGTTCCCCTAATTCGTGCCCCATACTAACAAAAGGTCAGGGTACGGTATATGTTGTGAACGGTGCCGGTGGCGCACCGGGTGGGCAACGAGCCAGCTACCCAATGCCTGCCATGCTGGTAGGCAATACCGTTCTGGGTGGTTCGATGTTGGTCGATGTGAACGATAATCGGCTGGATGCTCAGTATATTTTAGAAGATGGCAGCGTATTCGACCGCTTTACTGTTCTCAAAAACGTGAACAAAACAGCCTCGCTCACCGCCGAATTTGCCGACACGCTGCAATTATTGGCCTCATGGCCGGGCGAATACCGCTGGACCAACGGGCAAACGGGCCGCAGCATCCGGTACATCGCCAATCAGGCGGGCACCTTCCCGGTAGCCGTCACCGACAACCGGCAATGCCTGAACGACCAGTTTAACCTAACCGTACAGGCCGCGCCCAAAATAACTACCCGCTCGTTGGCAGTACCTGCGGTGTGCGTGGGTAGCACCGTTTCACTGACTGCCACGCCCGAAAACACGACCAAAGCCGCTGGCTGGCAATACGATGTGCTGTTGTCGGATGCAGCGGGCAACTTTGCTGCCGAGCGGGTAGTTGGTTCGGGCAGCTTGACCACGCTGTCGGCTACCATTCCGGCAACGGTTTCGGCAGGAACGGGCTACCGGCTACGTGTTCGGCCACGCGGCATCAGCTACGCCGAGTTGATTCCATCAGCCGCGTTTGCTGTCAGACCACTGCCAACGGCTACCCTGTCGGGTACAGCTACAGTACTGATTGGCGAACCTGCATCCGTAACGGCCACGTTTACGGGCGATGCTCCCTGGCAGGCTACGCTCTCGGACGGAACAGCGTTCACGGCTCATACCAGCCCCAGCGTACTGACAATCAAGCCACTACGCACGGATACGTATACCATTCAAACCATTGAGAATGCCTGCGGCAAAGGCACTGCGACTGGCCAGGCCAACATTATAGTCCTGTTTCCAACCGCCACGCAGGGAGCCACCGACGGGCGGCTGCTCGTATACCCAAACCCAACACGTGATGTCATCGTTGTGGAATTGGCATTAACCCAACGGCAAGCCGTTAGACTGAACCTAACTAATACGCAGGGGAAAACCGTTTTTCAAAAACAAACGGGCGTTACACAGTCCGTTAATGAGTCGATTAAACTGCCCGCAACTGCCGGAACGTATTTATTGACGGTTCAAATCGGTAGCGAAACCCTGACGCGAAAAGTAGTGCGGGAGTAA
- a CDS encoding 1,4-dihydroxy-2-naphthoate polyprenyltransferase has product MKSWIAAARPRTLPLALASIILGCFLAIADRHFSWEIALLAVLTTIFLQVLSNFANDYGDAVSGKDTEARVGPRRAVSTGDISRETMLRGIVVTGVLAFISGVWLLVVSLFDADWTLNAPGFFYGMLILGLLSIAAAVGYTNGRRPYGYAGFGDIAVLLFFGWVGVLGTYFLHTLDFRPLLLLPATAVGLFATGVLNINNIRDIETDAQTGKRSIPVRLGRTLAIRYHWGLLLAGMTCAVAYSFLTDAKLISYLYLLTFPLFVLNGRAVATHKHPTELNPRLGQLALTTLLFVILFGVGQAI; this is encoded by the coding sequence ATGAAATCCTGGATTGCTGCGGCTCGACCGCGAACGTTGCCGCTGGCATTGGCGAGCATTATTCTTGGCTGTTTTCTGGCAATTGCCGACCGGCACTTTAGCTGGGAAATAGCTTTGCTGGCTGTATTGACTACTATTTTCCTGCAAGTGCTGTCGAATTTTGCCAACGACTACGGTGATGCCGTGTCGGGCAAAGACACCGAAGCGCGGGTCGGGCCGCGTCGGGCTGTGTCAACCGGCGATATAAGCCGGGAGACTATGTTGCGCGGCATTGTGGTGACGGGCGTTCTGGCGTTCATATCGGGCGTCTGGCTGCTGGTAGTGTCGCTGTTCGATGCCGACTGGACGCTCAATGCACCGGGCTTTTTCTATGGAATGCTGATACTTGGGTTGCTTAGCATTGCGGCTGCGGTAGGGTACACCAACGGCAGACGACCTTACGGCTACGCAGGTTTCGGCGACATTGCCGTGCTGCTGTTTTTTGGCTGGGTTGGTGTATTGGGTACATACTTTCTGCATACGCTCGACTTTCGGCCCTTGCTGCTGCTGCCTGCCACGGCGGTGGGTTTGTTTGCCACGGGTGTGCTGAATATCAACAACATACGCGACATAGAAACCGACGCACAGACCGGCAAACGCTCCATTCCGGTGCGGCTGGGCCGAACGCTGGCAATTCGTTATCATTGGGGTTTGCTGCTGGCGGGCATGACCTGTGCTGTGGCATACTCGTTCCTGACCGACGCCAAACTGATTTCGTATCTCTACCTGCTTACATTTCCGCTGTTTGTGCTGAATGGCCGAGCCGTAGCCACGCACAAACACCCCACCGAATTGAATCCCCGATTGGGTCAACTCGCCCTTACCACCCTGCTGTTCGTTATCCTGTTCGGCGTCGGGCAAGCCATCTGA